A window of Citrus sinensis cultivar Valencia sweet orange chromosome 7, DVS_A1.0, whole genome shotgun sequence contains these coding sequences:
- the LOC102614285 gene encoding xanthotoxin 5-hydroxylase CYP82C4-like → MEFLFTAVIITALLVFASRNLVKKAGNKKRGAPEAGGGWPVIGHLHLLGGPEPLHKVLGKIADKYGPILTIKIGVRRTLVVSNWEIAKECLTTSDKVFATRPKTVAGHILCYDSSLLGFVPYGHYWRQIRKIATLELLSSYRLESLKYVRESEVRTCLKELYNLWDAGLDKAPVLVDMKKWCEYVTLNVILRMVVGKRCNISISQKGTSSDQGWKDELSRFFEFMGKLVVSDALPFLRWLDIGGDERLMKKTARELDLIMQRWLDEHRRKGDSGDYQIKGREENFMGAMLSILDDIGAQEFPGRDADTINKATCLALILGGSDTTSGTLTWAISLLLNNRHALKKAQEELDQQVGKERAVDESDTENLVYLQAIIKETLRLYPAGPLLAPREAMEDCTVSGYHVPAGTRLMINAWKIQRDPSVWENPSAFQPERFLPGHGAHADVDVRGQQFELIPFGSGRRSCPGASSALQVLHLTLARLLHSFELATPLDQPVDMSESPGLTIPKATPLKVLLSPRLLPANPYGF, encoded by the exons ATGGAGTTCCTATTCACAGCTGTAATAATCACTGCCCTTTTAGTCTTTGCTTCAAgaaatttggtaaaaaaagCAGGGAACAAGAAGAGAGGAGCACCAGAAGCTGGTGGAGGATGGCCTGTGATAGGCCATCTACACCTCTTAGGAGGGCCAGAGCCCCTTCACAAAGTTTTAGGAAAAATTGCTGACAAGTACGGACCAATCTTGACGATCAAGATCGGGGTACGTCGCACTTTGGTGGTGAGCAACTGGGAGATTGCTAAAGAGTGTCTCACTACAAGTGACAAAGTCTTTGCCACCCGTCCAAAAACTGTTGCCGGGCACATATTGTGCTACGATTCTTCCTTGCTTGGTTTTGTCCCTTATGGTCACTACTGGCGCCAGATACGCAAGATAGCCACACTCGAGCTTCTATCAAGCTATCGGCTTGAGAGTCTCAAATATGTACGAGAATCTGAGGTGAGAACTTGTTTGAAAGAGTTATATAATCTATGGGATGCTGGTCTTGATAAAGCACCGGTGTTGGTGGATATGAAGAAATGGTGCGAGTATGTAACCCTTAATGTGATCTTAAGGATGGTGGTTGGAAAACGATGCAATATTAGTATTTCACAAAAGGGAACCAGTAGTGATCAAGGATGGAAAGATGAATTGTCGAGATTTTTTGAATTCATGGGTAAGTTGGTGGTGTCAGATGCTCTACCGTTTTTGAGATGGTTGGATATTGGCGGAGATGAGAGGTTAATGAAGAAGACAGCAAGAGAATTAGACCTTATCATGCAACGATGGTTGGATGAGCACAGAAGGAAGGGGGATTCTGGTGATTATCAGATCAAAGGACGAGAAGAGAATTTTATGGGCGCCATGCTTTCCATCCTCGACGATATCGGAGCACAAGAATTTCCCGGTCGTGATGCTGATACCATCAACAAAGCTACATGCTTG GCACTCATCCTTGGTGGCAGTGATACTACATCAGGCACCCTGACATGGGCCATCTCTTTACTCTTGAACAACCGCCATGCGTTGAAGAAGGCACAAGAAGAATTGGACCAACAAGTGGGTAAGGAACGAGCAGTTGATGAGTCGGACACCGAAAACCTAGTGTATCTCCAAGCGATTATCAAAGAGACCCTCCGCTTGTATCCCGCGGGTCCTCTCTTAGCACCACGTGAAGCAATGGAAGATTGCACTGTCTCTGGGTACCATGTCCCGGCTGGCACCCGCTTGATGATAAATGCTTGGAAAATTCAAAGGGATCCAAGTGTTTGGGAAAATCCATCGGCCTTCCAACCAGAGAGATTTCTCCCAGGCCATGGCGCCCATGCAGATGTTGATGTTAGGGGCCAACAATTTGAACTCATTCCTTTTGGCTCTGGCCGACGTTCTTGCCCAGGTGCATCATCTGCTCTCCAGGTCCTTCACCTCACGCTTGCTCGACTCCTTCATTCATTTGAACTAGCAACCCCATTGGATCAGCCTGTTGACATGTCAGAGTCTCCTGGCTTAACCATACCGAAGGCCACCCCATTGAAGGTTCTCCTTTCTCCTCGCCTCCTCCCTGCCAACCCCTATGGCTTTTGA